From Apium graveolens cultivar Ventura chromosome 9, ASM990537v1, whole genome shotgun sequence, the proteins below share one genomic window:
- the LOC141684681 gene encoding uncharacterized protein LOC141684681 has protein sequence MLSTRQAGNRSSGSPMELSSSLLLSSSSCTCYLARPQLNSMFLLSSSSTIFKPNIINRTSSSLIPEFIRLPSTNLLRTHAIALDALTTHVSAQTDTDKQQQLAAHLPKVDKSGRFCSPRAARELALSILYASCLQGSDPVRLFDQRVNARRDAGYEFDKATLMEYNPMSFGGPPVSADTVEEADKLMQSDIKVSELEAEVLSAPPKLVYSKLILRFTRKLLVAVVESWDGHVLVIDKVVPQNWRIEPAGRILELSILHLAMADISVLGTRHQIVINEAVDLAKRFCDGAAPRIINGCLRTFVKELEVTGVPKGLLAKQTN, from the exons ATGTTATCCACAAGGCAAGCAGGAAACAGAAGTAGCGGTTCACCAATGGAACTCAGCAGCTCTCTACTGCTCTCCTCCTCCTCTTGTACTTGTTACTTGGCAAGACCTCAGTTGAATTCTATGTTTTTATTATCTTCCTCTTCTACAATTTTCAAACCCAATATTATTAATAGAACTAGTAGTAGTTTGATACCTGAATTCATTAGATTACCATCAACCAATTTGCTACGTACTCACGCCATTGCTCTGGACGCCCTAACTACTCATGTCTCCGCACAAACTGATACTGATAAACAACAACAACTAGCCGCCCACTTGCCTAAAGTTGATAAGAGCGGAAGGTTTTGTAGTCCTAGAGCCGCCCGAGAACTTGCTCT GTCAATTCTATATGCTTCTTGCCTACAAGGTTCAGATCCTGTTCGTCTTTTTGACCAGCGTGTTAATGCCAGAAGAG ACGCAGGATATGAGTTTGATAAAGCCACATTGATGGAGTACAATCCTATGAGCTTTGGTGGACCTCCGGTTTCTGCTGACACTGTTGAAGAAGCTGACAAGCTTATGCAATCTGATATCAAAGTTTCTGAATTGG AGGCAGAGGTCCTTTCAGCTCCTCCAAAGTTGGTCTACAGCAAACTAATCTTACG ATTTACAAGGAAACTGTTGGTGGCGGTTGTTGAGAGCTGGGATGGTCACGTGCTGGTCATTGACAAAGTTGTCCCACAGAACTGGAGG ATTGAACCAGCAGGCAGAATATTGGAGCTTTCGATTCTTCACCTAGCTATGGCTGATATATCAGTATTAGGCACACGTCACCAAATTGTGATTAATGAG GCTGTTGATCTCGCAAAACGCTTCTGTGATGGGGCAGCTCCCCGCATAATCAATGGATGCCTCAGAACATTTGTGAAGGAGCTTGAAGTAACAGGTGTGCCAAAGGGTTTACTAGCTAAACAGACCAATTAA
- the LOC141684514 gene encoding protein ELC-like, which produces MTSPATSPSPNTQQFLSSVLSQRGPSSLPYSEDCKWLIRQHLVSLADSYPSLQPKTATFTHNDGRTVNLLQAEGTVPMMFQNVTYNIPIVIWLMESYPRHSPIVFVNPTRDMIIKRPHPFVNPSGMVSIPYLQNWIYPSSNLLDLCRNLSHYFGSNPPLYSQRRPVQNVSPSPSVSPSMSPSVSFDSNSGVVAARPAIPPGTYPPSPYSSGGRVQFPVPTQPAPPQRISEDAGEVFRRNAINKLVENLHGDIGAMRKSKEAEMEGLFGVQGTLRQRSEHISKGVREMEGEKEGLELQLQMVSMNTDVLEGWLRENEGKKMDGVGIDDAFLPVDNFSKQILECTSADLAIEDVVYALDKAVQDGSIPFDQYLRTIRSLSREQFFHRATALKVRGVQNQAHVSSMAARASPYLA; this is translated from the coding sequence ATGACGTCTCCGGCGACATCACCATCACCAAACACACAACAATTTCTCAGTAGCGTGCTCTCTCAACGCGGTCCCTCATCTCTCCCTTACTCCGAAGACTGCAAATGGCTGATCCGTCAACATCTCGTCTCTCTCGCCGATTCATATCCATCTCTACAGCCTAAAACGGCGACGTTTACACACAACGACGGCCGTACGGTCAATCTCCTCCAAGCTGAAGGTACGGTTCCGATGATGTTTCAGAATGTTACTTATAATATTCCTATTGTCATTTGGCTTATGGAATCGTATCCACGTCATTCTCCGATTGTCTTTGTTAATCCGACTAGAGATATGATTATTAAGCGTCCTCATCCGTTTGTTAATCCTTCCGGGATGGTTTCCATTCCGTATTTGCAGAATTGGATTTATCCTAGTTCTAATTTGCTTGATTTGTGTCGTAATTTGTCGCATTATTTTGGAAGCAATCCGCCTTTGTATTCACAACGTAGGCCTGTGCAGAATGTTAGCCCTAGTCCGAGTGTTAGTCCGAGTATGAGTCCGAGTGTTAGTTTTGATTCGAATTCGGGTGTTGTGGCTGCACGGCCTGCAATTCCACCTGGGACTTATCCTCCGTCTCCGTATAGCAGTGGAGGGAGGGTGCAGTTTCCGGTGCCAACGCAGCCGGCTCCTCCGCAGAGGATTAGCGAGGATGCTGGTGAGGTTTTTAGGAGGAATGCGATTAATAAGTTGGTTGAGAATTTGCACGGTGATATAGGGGCGATGAGGAAGAGCAAGGAAGCTGAGATGGAAGGGTTGTTTGGTGTGCAAGGGACATTGAGGCAGCGTTCTGAACATATATCGAAAGGGGTGAGGGAAATGGAAGGGGAAAAGGAGGGCTTGGAATTGCAGTTACAAATGGTTTCAATGAATACTGATGTTTTGGAAGGGTGGTTGAGGGAGAATGAGGGGAAGAAGATGGATGGTGTTGGTATTGATGATGCTTTTTTACCAGTGGATAATTTTTCTAAGCAGATTCTGGAGTGTACATCAGCTGATTTAGCTATTGAGGATGTTGTATATGCACTGGATAAAGCTGTTCAAGATGGGTCGATCCCTTTTGATCAGTACTTGAGAACTATTCGGTCATTGTCTCGTGAGCAGTTCTTTCACCGTGCCACAGCATTAAAGGTCAGGGGTGTTCAAAATCAAGCACATGTTTCCAGTATGGCTGCTAGGGCATCGCCATATCTGGCATAG